TAATATGATTCAATTGACCAGGCCGATATAAAAGCAACCCAcgtaactattaaaaaaaagataaagatgaattttttttttattatatatatatatatatatataatttcaatttcaatgtgGACCATtcccttttttctatttcaatttcaatgtgGTACTTTTCCATTCCgcttttttatttcagtttcaatttggtacttttatttctctctcataatatttatatttttataatacctCATACGGCtattataattcaaatatataaagCAATAAGTGAAgctacaaaaaatatattcaaacttatttgaattattttgtttgggttatttatttatttattcctccaagtcaatctatttaatttaatttgtatttattaatagtTCAAGTGAAAACACCGGtatattttgtaagaaaaatagtattatgagtgtatatatatatataaaatttaatttaaatatgactttaaataaatttaaattcaacataaaactaattcaaagatatcttaatcattaaattaaagaaaagaaaaaacttcacCATCTCTAGAGTAGAAATAAGTTGAGACAGAATTTCTTCCATAGATCAAAAGTAGATGGGAAGAATTTTGGTTGATGTGTTAGGTCAACAAAAATTGGATTCCGCTTGAAATTATTAGGGATGCCAAAATAATGTAAAGCTTGCACCTTTAATTTGCTCTTGTAAGTGTTTGTTTAAGATTAcgttaaacatatattttttaaatgttttttttttaaaatatattaaaatgatattttttattttttaaatttattttttaataaaatctaaatttttttataagattatggTGAAATCGCAATCCCAAAAAAGCTCCAATAGCAATGTTGTACCATGGCTAACAAATCCCGTAAACAAGAACCAAAGTGGAATATACCATGCACTAAACCAACAAGGAgccaagtttttaaaatttctgcCCTCACTTCATCTGCCGTTGGATCCTTGCGTCCCCCAACTTGATAAAACATATTCCACCGTTGGATTAAGCATAAAACATATCTCACTAGAATCTCGAGGCAACCATAAGCTCACTTGAAAAACACAGTAtcataactcaagtttttttttattattacaaaaaaacaaagctttagCTACCATTAACAGGCCTGAGAGAAAAATTGCAggccaaaaatattaaaaaaccccccaaaaaaattagacaaaaaacaaaaaaccccaCAAATCCAAAATCGTAAGTGctttgttttatgttaataCGAGATTGGTTATGGAATCTACACTAAagaaagcttctttcttttctcttgagCCAGCTTCGATCTGTAAGTGGAAAAAAATAagtagtttgtttttgttatatgaATCTTGTGGATTAgaggtttctttttttgaatcttGAAGTTTGTTTGTCAAATGTGATGTTTcggttttttaatattgtggGTTAAAGAGTTTTGGATCTCTTAATgtcttgatttgttgtttggGAGGATagttagggtttttgttttggtttaatggGTTGATGTTGGAAACATGAGTAAGTTTTTGGATTTCAAAAGTTTGGGGTTTTTAAATGAATAGTGATGGAAAAGGAGAAATTTGAACTGAATGAGGTTGCGGGTTTGGTTTATTGTTTGGTTTTGAGCAATATAGGATGTTTTGTTGTTTGGTAAGTGAATGAGTGTTAAAATCTGTTAAAGTTTGTTTCTTTGATGAAGTTAAgtgttggtttggttttttggtttagcgggtttatttttctttggtttttggttTGCTTGTTTTGTTTCAGGTTTGCTGAACCTGTCTTTCTAGTACCTGATAATTGATTTGTAGAAGTTGATTATGGCGGAGACAAGCCCTGTTGATGTGATTCTTGACTTTCTGAGGAGAAATCGCTTCACGAGAGCGGAGGCAGCATTGCGTAGTGAGCTTAGTAAACGCCCTGAtttgaatggattccttcaaaaACTTACCCTTGAAGATAATGATTTTGGGAAAGTGGTGGAAGAAGAGAATGGGGGAAAATTGGCGAGTCATACTCCAGGTTCAGGTTCTCAAAATAGTGGGGAAATTTCTAAGGAACTTATTGTGAAAGAAATAGAGTGTGGGGTGGATAGAAATGGGCCTGAAAGCAAATGGAGAAATTCTGCTTCTGTTGGGGAACGGGGTAGTAAAAATAATGAACCAATTGATTCAGATGATACTTTGCTTGATTTGTATTCATGGAACTTTAATCCAAGCAATGGTCCTTCAAATCCTTACAAGAATGATGTTGGTACTAGCACCAGTAACTTCTCTGCTAGAGCAAATGCCAAGTCAGGAGAGGAGAATATCTTTCCTGGTGAAAATAAAAGTCCATGGCTTGGAAACAATAGTACTATTAATGTCAATGTGGAATCCAAGAATAACAAAATTCAAGCTAATGAATTGAAGGAACTTGATCGGGAACTTAGAACTACTGTTGCATTCTCTGCAGATAATCCATGGTCTAAAAATGAGGAGCCCACAAGTTCTTCCTCGGACCTGTGGAAAGATTATTCTGTCAAGACTGTTTTTCCATTCCCCAAGGGCGATGTATTGACCAGCTATGGTATCACTTCAAGTTCTGACAAAAGAGATGGAAAGAAGAAAGCAGATACAAGTGATGTTAGAGCAGCTATTAAAGAACAGGTGGATGAGGTTGGAAGAACTTTGTTCATTGGAAAGTCTCAAGGGAGCACAGAGCAGAAGAATTTAAGTGGCTTAGGGTTTTCTCTTGCATCTGATATTCCAAAGGAAGAATATCCTAGGCTTCCACCAGTTAAACTCAAGTCGGAGGATAAGCCATTGATCAATTGGCAGGAAAAGTTTGAGCGTGATGGGCCAAGTTCAAAGGTCATCAGTGCTGATAATAGCTACCTCATAGGTTCCTATCTTGACGTTCCTGTCGGACAGGAAATCAATTCTTCAGGTCAGCCCATATTATGAGTGTAATTATATGACCTCTcatactggttttttttttttttttttcagtgggTTTAGAGTTTTTTCAGTAATTGttatcgattaaaaaaaaaaaggaagagaaaagagaaattttGTCTTCCATCAACATTGAAACTCACTTTGCGTAGAGCATTCTACTATTTTCAACATATCaggatattattttaacattaaagatGGCTTGCTAGTTTAGGAGTAATGGAAACTTATTGATAAGATACTATGTACTTGTTTTTTGATACTTTCCTTGATGTCATGAAACTAGTGTCTTCTTTTtaggacaaataaaaaaaggttgtaTTTCACTACAAAAGAAGTTAAGTGCTTATTTCTTATGCTGACTGAAACTTTATGGGACTGTTTTCTTTCATATTCATGAGAAGGCATAGTTGCGATTCAGTTATGAGAATGTGGGGTGCCTTAGTCATTTATAGTTTTACCACAAAAAAGGGACAAAGGCATGTTAATGTGCTAAGTTTTTATTGTCACCTGTATATAGAGATCCATTTTGCCTCTTTTGACTTGAGACACTAGATTTGCTAAGAAGTAGAGATTATAGCATGAACACTATCCTCCAAGCATATTCATATTTGTATCTGCACTCTCAGCTCTTTAATGATTTGGGAGCTCTCATTTTGAGCACTGAAGCTCATCTTGTAATCTTTGGGTTTTGGAACgccaatcttttttctttctggttTCCAATGGCATGTTGGTGTAAAACAGAAAACATATAGTCTAATGGTTGTGTGTTATTAAATGAGTTAACGCTACCTAAATAGTGAAATAAATTCAGATCACTTGTTTCTTGTTCATTTTGTGCacagtttctttccttttcttttcggtGATTTTCCCACAAAAGTTTGCTTGGTAATTGATGATCCAGGTGGAAAAAGGATTGCAGGAGGCAGTTGGCTATCTGTAAGTCAGGGGATTGCTGAGGATACATCTGATCTAGTTTCTGGTTTTGCTACTGTTGGTGATGGATTAAGCGAATCCATTGATTATCCAAATGAGTATTGGGATTCTGATGAatatgacgacgacgacgatgtTGGATACATGAGACAACCTATCGAGGATGAGGCCTGGTTTCTGGCTCATGAAATTGATTACCCAAGTGACAATGAAAAGGGTACTGGGCATGGGAGTGCTCCAGACCCACAGGATAGAGTTCCAAccaaagatgaagatgatgatcaaTCTTTTGCTGAGGAGGATTCTTGCTTTTCTGGTGAGCAGttatttcaagcaaaaaatgTCGAACCAGTCACAGCAACAGATGATCCTATAGGGTTGTCGGTGGCAGAAATGTATGGGAGAACTAATGAGAGTGATTTAATAGCTCAATATGATGGGCAGTTGATGGATGAAGAAGAACTAAATTTGATGCGAGCAGAACCTGTCTGGCAGGGGTTTGTCACGCAAACGAATGAACTCATCATGATAGGAGATGGGAAGGTCTTGGATGAGTGTGGAAGGCCACGCTTAGATGATATTTGTATGGATGACGATCAACATGGTTCAGTAAGATCGATTGGTGTGGGTATCAACAGCGATGCTGCTGATATTGGAAGTGAAATACGGGAAAGTTTGATTGGAGGCAGCAGTGAAGGGGATCTAGAGTACTTTCATGATCATGATGTTGGAGTTGGTGGATCTAGATCTTCTCACCATgactcagaaaaaaaatatgttgataaACAAAACAGGGATAAGAAGAAACTCAATAAATATGGTTCCAGTAAATATGTGGTTGGGAGTGACAAAGATGTGCGTGCTCAAGCTAAAAATCATACAGATGGTGGGTTTTCATTCCCCCCACCACTGAGGGGTGAACAGTTGCCGCAGAAAGGCTCTAGTAAATCTTTATGGTCAAACAACTGCAATGCTGCTGTCAGTGAAGAAACTAATGATCGCCTGGATGCTTTGATGGGGCCTGATGACATGCATGGTACATGGCAGCGGAAAAGCAGTGATTCCTCAACTGTTAAAAGTTCCAGGgatgaaaataatatgaatGCTGTCGCATCAGCAAATTCTAGTCCCTCTTCTCTCTCAAATTATGGTTATGCAGAACCAGAGTGTGCCATGAAGGAACAAGATGAGAAGATTGGCAGTGTGAGGGAAGAAGATCCCGGGGCATTCCTAGAGGATGAAGAGGCTGCTGCTGTTCAAGAACAAGTAAGGCAAATCAAGGCTCAGGAGGAGGAATTTGAAACTTTCAACCTTAAGATTGTGCATAGGAAAAACAGGTATGTTCTGCTTTGAAgagtttatcaaaaaaaataaaaataaaaattttattgattggtTGCAAACTGATGCACTACTCAGCTTGGGCTCTTGGCACTTTTATGTATTTCGATATTGAGAAGATGCCTCTACTTCACATACTAGAGTGTTATTCCCTTTCACTACTCTGTCACACACTCTCTCTTTAACACCCCCCTGCCCCCCCCCATTGTCCTCAGAGTAACTAATGATTTGCAACTTATTATACAGGATTCTTGTGCTCTTTCTCTCCTGCCGCGTTATGTTTTCTTCCTTCTGTGTGCTCATTATTCTCATGATAACTTCAACATTTTTCGTCTTAAATGATTATCAGCACCTAAGTTgatctcttttgattttttgttacttTCTAATAACCAAAGAAGTGATCATGAGTAAACAAAACAAGCACACCATTTATGGAGATTCTTGTCTTCTTCCTACATCAAGGATTGGGAGGGGGTGAACTGTTTGTGAGGTTATTCCGAACCAGCAAAAATATTCTTCCTTTCTTCATTATCATTAGAAATTGATCATGCGGTTGCTATCCTGTAAGGCGAACCTCATCTACCAGATTAATCAAAATGTTTAG
The genomic region above belongs to Populus alba chromosome 12, ASM523922v2, whole genome shotgun sequence and contains:
- the LOC118044332 gene encoding uncharacterized protein; the encoded protein is MAETSPVDVILDFLRRNRFTRAEAALRSELSKRPDLNGFLQKLTLEDNDFGKVVEEENGGKLASHTPGSGSQNSGEISKELIVKEIECGVDRNGPESKWRNSASVGERGSKNNEPIDSDDTLLDLYSWNFNPSNGPSNPYKNDVGTSTSNFSARANAKSGEENIFPGENKSPWLGNNSTINVNVESKNNKIQANELKELDRELRTTVAFSADNPWSKNEEPTSSSSDLWKDYSVKTVFPFPKGDVLTSYGITSSSDKRDGKKKADTSDVRAAIKEQVDEVGRTLFIGKSQGSTEQKNLSGLGFSLASDIPKEEYPRLPPVKLKSEDKPLINWQEKFERDGPSSKVISADNSYLIGSYLDVPVGQEINSSGGKRIAGGSWLSVSQGIAEDTSDLVSGFATVGDGLSESIDYPNEYWDSDEYDDDDDVGYMRQPIEDEAWFLAHEIDYPSDNEKGTGHGSAPDPQDRVPTKDEDDDQSFAEEDSCFSGEQLFQAKNVEPVTATDDPIGLSVAEMYGRTNESDLIAQYDGQLMDEEELNLMRAEPVWQGFVTQTNELIMIGDGKVLDECGRPRLDDICMDDDQHGSVRSIGVGINSDAADIGSEIRESLIGGSSEGDLEYFHDHDVGVGGSRSSHHDSEKKYVDKQNRDKKKLNKYGSSKYVVGSDKDVRAQAKNHTDGGFSFPPPLRGEQLPQKGSSKSLWSNNCNAAVSEETNDRLDALMGPDDMHGTWQRKSSDSSTVKSSRDENNMNAVASANSSPSSLSNYGYAEPECAMKEQDEKIGSVREEDPGAFLEDEEAAAVQEQVRQIKAQEEEFETFNLKIVHRKNRTGFEEDKNFHVVLNSVIAGRYHVTEYLGSAAFSKAIQAHDLHTGIDVCVKIIKNNKDFFDQSLDEIKLLKYVNKHDPADKYHILRLYDYFYYREHLLIVCELLKANLYEFHKFNRESGGEVYFTMPRLQSITTQCLEALKFLHGLGLIHCDLKPENILVKSYSRCEVKVIDLGSSCFETDHLCSYVQSRSYRAPEVILGLPYDKKIDVWSLGCILAELCTGNVLFQNDSPATLLARVIGIIGPIDQNMLAKGRDTYKYFTKNHMLYERNQDTSRLEYLIPKKTSLRHRLPMGDQGFIDFVSHLLEVNPKKRPSASEALKHPWLSYPYEPISA